GGAGAGAAGGTCGATATAAATAATATCCGTGCTGCTGTACAGGACGAGATCAATGCTGCCAAAGGCCAGTTTAAGAACCTGGGTAATGATATCAAAAATTTTTCGCAGGGCCGCGGAAGGCAAGTTGGTAGCGATTTAGAGAGAGCGTTTCGCAATATTTTCGAAGCATTGGGGAAAGTGCTCTTGTTGCTCACCAAAGGGATCTTCTATTTTCTTGCGGTTGTGATATTCCTGTTGCTGATAGCTTTGGGAATCTTTGTCACCGCATCTTCTGCGGCCCTTTTCCCTCTCAAGAACCTGTTGCTCGCAGGTGCATGGCAGAATCTGATGCTGTGGGGAACTATTCTTCTACTGATAGGTATTCCTATCGTAGCACTGATCATCTTTTTTGTACGTAAGGCTACCGGTATCAAGGAAGCGAACCGTTATGTAGGATATTCCCTGAGTCTGCTCTGGTTTGCAGGTCTGATCTGCGCTATCTCACTTTTTGCGTCCATAGGGAAAGACTTCACGGCAGGTACGGTTGTAAAAGAAAAATTTGCGCTCGTGCAACCATCTGCCGGAACCTTAGTCATTAAACAGGCGGAAGATTATGCAGGTATTGATGATATCGACTTTTTCGGGCTTGCCATCAGGGCTGCTGAAGACACAGTGATTATCAACACCTCAAAGGTCAAGGTAGAAAAAAGTAGTTCAGACAGCTTCGAAGTAGTGGTAGAGCGGTATGCCTACGGAAGAAGAGTGGCTCAGGCAAGAGCCCTGGCCGGACAAATCGAATATAAGCTTGTGCAGGACGGCGGAACACTCTACATCCCTTCGGGCGTCTCCATCCCCGCCGACTCCAAATTCAGAGGTCAGCATGTCGTTGTGATCGTAAGAGTACCCGCTAATAAGAAGGTAATGATGGACCGAAACATCGAATATTCTAACGGATGGGAATTTGATGGTGATGATTGGGGCCACTGGAACCGGCATCGTAACAGAGGAGAAATAGAGATCAAAATGAATGAAGATGGTTCCTCTGAGGATGTACAGGACAGCAGCAAGTCCCTTCCATATGAAGAGAAATCGGAAAACAATAAAGATTCCCTGGAGCGGAACTACCGTTACAAGGGAACAAAACAGGAAAGTAAAACACCAGTAGAAGACAGCGGTTCCGGAAGCACACCGGCTACCCGTAACAGCGAAGCTGCCCTGGATGCACTGAGCTCAATCTCCTACAGTTTATATAAACTCGTTAAGTGATGGGATGGTGTAGTTGAGATTAAACTTTGTCATCACAATAAGTTCAATAGTTAAAGAAACATTAACCACGGTATTTACCGTGGTTTTTTTATTAAACCCCTAATAGCCCCTTTTTTTCCCGATCCGATTCCTGCCCTCGCGTTTTAAACCTTAATTTTGCGTTTTTAAACCGTTCATCAGGATAAGGCTAAGGAATGCAGGCAACAAAAAAAGCTACGATCAATATTGCGTTGGTAGGTAATCCGAATAGTGGAAAAAGTTCGCTCTTTAATGCGTTGACAGGTCTGAACCAGAAAGTGAGCAACTTTCCTGGGGTCACTGTCGATAAGAAAACAGGTGCAGCCTCCATTTCTCCTACCTTGCAAGCCAATATTATCGATCTGCCCGGTACTTATAGTCTCTATCCCAAAAGTGCGGACGAATTTGTCACTTATGATGTCCTGGTAAATCCTTCCGGCGATGAACAACCTGATATGGTCCTCATCATTGCTGACGCCTCCAACCTCAAACGCAACCTGCTCTTCTGTTCTCAGATCATGGACCTGAAAATTCCGGTCATCATTGGCCTGACCATGATGGATATTGCCCGTAAAAAAGGGGTGGAGATAGATGAAGCCGGTCTCGAAAGAGAGTTGGGAGTGCCCATTGTAACGATCAACCCCCGTAAGAATAAAGGGGTATCTGAACTGAAAAAAATGATCGACCTGGTGGCGAAAGAAAAACAGTCTGTTGCACCAAGAGACTTCATAGATAGTGCGGCCCTGGCTCCTGAAGTGGTCCGCGATATCAGGCAATATGTACAGGTGAAAAGTGATTATGCCGCCTTGCACGTGGCAGTTAATCATGGTGAACTCCCTTTCCTGAACGGAGGACAAAAACTGGCGATCACGAATCTATTACAGGCGAACCAGTTCAACAAGACCAAGGTACAGGCTGAAGAGATCATGCAGCGCTATGGCAGGATTAAGCATATCATGAAGAATACCGTGGTAGAAGCCGACCCTTTACAGAAACAGCTGCAAACCGAAAAACTCGATAATATATTATTACATCGCTTCTGGGGCTACGTGATCCTGCTAAGTATCATGTTTGTCATGTTCCAGAGCATCTTCTGGCTGGCATCCTTCCCGATGGACTGGATAGAGGCTGGTTTTGGTGCCCTGAGTGGATGGCTGACGAACATCCTGCCTGCCAATCAGCTGACGGACATCCTGGTGAATGGGGTAATTGCCGGTCTTGGGGGAATTGCTGTCTTCGTTCCACAGATCATGATCCTGTTCGCATTTATCACTGTGCTGGAAGACACGGGATATATGGCGAGGATCAGTTTCCTCACAGACAGACTGATGCGCCAGGTGGGACTGAACGGTAAATCAGTCATGCCACTGATCAGTGGTGTGGCTTGTGCCGTACCCGCGATCATGGCTACCAGGAATATTGAAAACAGGAAAGAGCGGCTGATCACCATCCTCATCACTCCGCTGATGAGCTGTTCTGCACGCTTACCTATTTATACAGTAATGATCGCCCTGGTGATACCCAATAAGCTGATATTCGGATTCTTTAATCTTCAGGGATTGGTGATGATGGGATTATATCTCTTGGGTTTTGTGATGGCATTACTCATCGCTGCACTGCTGAAACTATTCATCTCTATAAAAGAGAAAAGCTATTTTATAATGGAACTGCCAGTGTATCGTGCTCCCCGCTGGGCAAACGTTGGCACTACCATGGTACAGAAAGCCAAAATATTTATTACTGACGCAGGTAAGGTGATCATGATCATTTCTATCATTCTGTGGTTCCTTGCCTCTTTCGGACCTAAGGACAGAATGGAGAAAGTAACGGCGCATTATGAACAGCTGAAAACTGCTCATCCGGAGCAGAGTGAAGCTCTCGATATGGAACTGCAATCTGAAAAACTGTCTAATTCCTATGCAGGGGTATTGGGCCATGCGATTGAGCCGGTGATCCGTCCGCTGGGATATGACTGGAAAATCGGTATTGCGGTGATCACGTCCTTCGCAGCCCGTGAGGTATTTGTAGGTACAATGGCCACTCTATACAGCGTAGGAGAATCTCCGGAAGATAATGACGCCACCCTTAGAGAAAAGATGAGAAATGCAACCTGGCGGGATGGTAGTCCGGTATATACACTGGCAAGCGGGGTATCGCTGATGCTGTTCTACGCGTTTGCTATGCAATGTATGAGCACCCTTGCAATCGTAAAAAGAGAAACTAAATCCTGGAAGCTTCCCGCCATACAATTTGCTTATATGACAGTCCTGGCATATATATCGGCGTTCATTGCATTTGAATTACTGAAATAATCCTATTGCCAGGTACTACGCAGTGAAATAGCTTATATTGCAGTATAACCAGTCAAGGTATGAAAGTATTCATCCACAGTTTGCTGCTGCTGGTGGCTATAACCACCCGCGCACAGTCATCATTGGACTCCACACAATTAGTGAAAGATATTGAGACCCTTTCTTCAGATAAGTATGAGGGAAGAATGGTGGGTACGCGTGGAAGCCGTATGGCCCAGTTTTATATCCTCCGCCGTTTCCGCGAAAATGGTCTGCAGCTATTTCACAATACATATGAATATCCGTTTTACTTCAGCCATGAGGGCCGCCAGGTCATGGGCACCAATCTGTTTGGGTACATAAAAGGGAGGTCAGATGCTGTTATTGTGGTGACAGCACATTATGACCACCTGGGTACAAAACATCAGACAGATGGGAAAGACAGCATCTATAACGGTGCAGATGATAATGCCTCAGGAGTGGGTGGATTGCTGGCGTTAATGGGATACTATAAGAAGAATCAACCCCAGCATACCATCGTATTCGCAGCCTTGGATGGAGAAGAGGAAGGATTGCAGGGGGCGAGGGCCTTTGTGCAGCAACCTCCGGTATCGGCAGATAAGATCGTGTTGAATATTAATATGGACATGATTAGCCGGAATGATCAGCACGAGTTGTATGTATGCGGATTGGCTCAGTTTCCGCAGCTGAAGCCTTATTTCGAAGCAGCGGTTGCTACAGGCGGGCCAGTGACGTTACTATCTGGTCATGACCAAAAGGAAGAAGGTGCTGGTAACTGGTTGAATCAGAGCGATCATTACGAATTTTATAAGTTGAAGATACCCTTTCTGTATTTCGGCGTCGAAGATCATCCGGATTACCACAGATTGTCAGATGAGTTCTCTCATATCCAGCCATCATTTTACTACCAGGCAGTATTGAAAGTACTGAGTGTACTGGAATCAGCCGACAAAGGACTAAAGTAACGTGTAAGCGCCCCTTCCAGTGTGAGGGCGGCCAGCGCTTCCCCGACAGTACGTTTCCATTTTTTTTGTGCATCAGGACTTTGTCCGTGATTGGT
The DNA window shown above is from Chitinophaga agri and carries:
- a CDS encoding PspC domain-containing protein; this translates as MKKIININLAGRLIAIEDSAYEVLRQYLESLARYFSREEGGDEIVSDIESRIAEIFLDKLKTTHCITDEDVLAVKASMGTPEQFDEAEEGGKQKQSANDAAYDTIRPRKRLFRDPDSKVLGGVCGGLGAYLNVDPIVFRIIFALLAIGGFGTGILAYFILWVATPEANTSAEKLQMRGEKVDINNIRAAVQDEINAAKGQFKNLGNDIKNFSQGRGRQVGSDLERAFRNIFEALGKVLLLLTKGIFYFLAVVIFLLLIALGIFVTASSAALFPLKNLLLAGAWQNLMLWGTILLLIGIPIVALIIFFVRKATGIKEANRYVGYSLSLLWFAGLICAISLFASIGKDFTAGTVVKEKFALVQPSAGTLVIKQAEDYAGIDDIDFFGLAIRAAEDTVIINTSKVKVEKSSSDSFEVVVERYAYGRRVAQARALAGQIEYKLVQDGGTLYIPSGVSIPADSKFRGQHVVVIVRVPANKKVMMDRNIEYSNGWEFDGDDWGHWNRHRNRGEIEIKMNEDGSSEDVQDSSKSLPYEEKSENNKDSLERNYRYKGTKQESKTPVEDSGSGSTPATRNSEAALDALSSISYSLYKLVK
- the feoB gene encoding ferrous iron transport protein B, which gives rise to MQATKKATINIALVGNPNSGKSSLFNALTGLNQKVSNFPGVTVDKKTGAASISPTLQANIIDLPGTYSLYPKSADEFVTYDVLVNPSGDEQPDMVLIIADASNLKRNLLFCSQIMDLKIPVIIGLTMMDIARKKGVEIDEAGLERELGVPIVTINPRKNKGVSELKKMIDLVAKEKQSVAPRDFIDSAALAPEVVRDIRQYVQVKSDYAALHVAVNHGELPFLNGGQKLAITNLLQANQFNKTKVQAEEIMQRYGRIKHIMKNTVVEADPLQKQLQTEKLDNILLHRFWGYVILLSIMFVMFQSIFWLASFPMDWIEAGFGALSGWLTNILPANQLTDILVNGVIAGLGGIAVFVPQIMILFAFITVLEDTGYMARISFLTDRLMRQVGLNGKSVMPLISGVACAVPAIMATRNIENRKERLITILITPLMSCSARLPIYTVMIALVIPNKLIFGFFNLQGLVMMGLYLLGFVMALLIAALLKLFISIKEKSYFIMELPVYRAPRWANVGTTMVQKAKIFITDAGKVIMIISIILWFLASFGPKDRMEKVTAHYEQLKTAHPEQSEALDMELQSEKLSNSYAGVLGHAIEPVIRPLGYDWKIGIAVITSFAAREVFVGTMATLYSVGESPEDNDATLREKMRNATWRDGSPVYTLASGVSLMLFYAFAMQCMSTLAIVKRETKSWKLPAIQFAYMTVLAYISAFIAFELLK
- a CDS encoding M28 family peptidase, coding for MKVFIHSLLLLVAITTRAQSSLDSTQLVKDIETLSSDKYEGRMVGTRGSRMAQFYILRRFRENGLQLFHNTYEYPFYFSHEGRQVMGTNLFGYIKGRSDAVIVVTAHYDHLGTKHQTDGKDSIYNGADDNASGVGGLLALMGYYKKNQPQHTIVFAALDGEEEGLQGARAFVQQPPVSADKIVLNINMDMISRNDQHELYVCGLAQFPQLKPYFEAAVATGGPVTLLSGHDQKEEGAGNWLNQSDHYEFYKLKIPFLYFGVEDHPDYHRLSDEFSHIQPSFYYQAVLKVLSVLESADKGLK